tacaatatgggtcattcaactgatatgtgtcctacacttcaagaagaacccgtcgaacaagccaatgcagttggaggatttccaggcatgcctcagaggaggtatgatccttatgcacaaacatacaatccgggatggaaggatcatcCAAACTTCAGCTATGGCGTTAGGCCGTCAGGATTCCCACAACAGTATCCACCAAGACAACCAACACCTCCACAGTCAAACTCCAAGTCaggtatatctcttgaagaaattgttaaatcacttgcgactaacactcaacaatttcagcaggcAACTACAGCAAGCATTCAGAACTTGGAAAACCAAGTGAGTCAATTGGCAACTACGATGAGCCGTCTAGAGTCTCAAGTATCTGGGAAATTGCCTTCACAAACTGAggtgaatccaaagcaaaacgCCAGTGCCGTCATCCTTAGAAGTGGGAAGGAGTTGCAAGAgcctagtaagaaagtgacagagcatgtagaagatgagcttgaaaagaatgaattgatgcctaAATCTCAGGATGCGCAACCCACCAGAGCGAAACCCCTACCTATTGTGATACCTCCTCCTTTTCCAAGCCGGTTTACAAAATCCAAGaaggaggaacaagagaaagacatccttgagacatttcgcaaggttgaggtaaatattcccttattagatgctataaaacaaatacctcgatatgctaaATTTCTTAAGGAACTGTGCACCtccaagagaaaattaagaggagatgaaagAGTTCATATgggggagaatgtttcagTAGTTCTCCAAAAGAAATTACCTCCCaagtgcaaggatccaggtatgtttactatcccTTGCAAAATTGGTAGTGTTAGAGTTGAGAAGGCTATGTTAGATCTaggagcttctattaatgtcatgcctcgTTCTATTTATTCGTCTTTGAATATTGGtgcattaaaagaaactggcgtgataattcaactagctgataggtctaatgcatatcctgatggggtattagaagatgtcttagtacaagttaatgagttggtttttcctgctgatttttatgtacttgatatggaagatgataactcctctaattctgtcccaattttgctaggaagaccttttcttaaAACTGCTagaactaaaatggatgtacataaagggactcctactatggagtttgatggagaggttATAGAGTTCAATATATatgatgccatgaaatatcccagtgaggaacattcggtattttctatggatgttattaaccctatagtgcaggaagttttttatttggatgtTGAAGATTCATTGGTAGCTGCTTTAAATAACAGTTTGGGCCTCAAAGGATTGCAAAAGGATGAAAATgagtttgttttaaattctgtATTGCAAGAgacaatttatgaattaaattctttgagaACTTTAACTCATCATATGTCTAATAATGAATTACCTTCATCTAATGCAAAACTTCTTCCATCTATTTTGCAGGCACCAAAAATAGAGCTTAAACCATTGCCTAGTCATCTAAAGTACATGTTTTTAGGAGATGATGAGACACTTCCGGTGATCATCTCTTCAAAGCTTAGTACTTTAGAGGAAGAGAAACTTATTAGAGTGCTATGAGATTACAAAAAGGCTATTGGGTGGACAATTGCAGATATTAAAGGGATAAGTCCGTACACGTGCATGCATAGAATACTGCTGGAGGAAGATGCCAAACCTTCAATTCAAGCTCAACGCCGTTTGAATCCACTCATGATGGAAGTagtgaagaaagaaattctaaaacttCTTGATGCAGGTATAATCTATCCAATTTCGGATAGCAAATGGGTAAGTCCGGTACAAGTGGTACCAAAGAAAACTGGTATAACAATTGTTGAGAATTCTTATGGTGAGTTAGTTCCTACCCGAGTTCAGAATGTGTGGAGGGTTTGTATTGATTTTAGAAAGCTTAATTCACTCACTAGGAAGGATCATTTTCCTATTCCTTTTATTGATCAGATGCTTGAAAGGTTGGCAGGAAAATCTCACTTTTGTTGTCTTGATGGCTATTCAGGTTTTCATCAGATAC
This window of the Citrus sinensis cultivar Valencia sweet orange chromosome 8, DVS_A1.0, whole genome shotgun sequence genome carries:
- the LOC127899377 gene encoding uncharacterized protein LOC127899377: IQYVDLEVNFELKSGLIHLLPKFHGFAGEDPHKHLKEFHVVCSSMRPQGVTEEQIKLRAFPFSVDGLAKDWLYYLPPGLITTWNGLKKQFLEKYFPASRAANIRKDICGIRQLPGETLYEYWERFKQLCASCPQHQISDQLLIQYFYEGLSLMDRSMIDAASGGVLVNKTPTQARELISNMAANAQQFDNRQDATLRNVNEATTASIQNLENQVSQLATTMSRLESQVSGKLPSQTEVNPKQNASAVILRSGKELQEPSKKVTEHVEDELEKNELMPKSQDAQPTRAKPLPIVIPPPFPSRFTKSKKEEQEKDILETFRKVEVNIPLLDAIKQIPRYAKFLKELCTSKRKLRGDERVHMGENVSVVLQKKLPPKCKDPGMFTIPCKIGSVRVEKAMLDLGASINVMPRSIYSSLNIGALKETGVIIQLADRSNAYPDGVLEDVLVQVNELVFPADFYVLDMEDDNSSNSVPILLGRPFLKTARTKMDVHKGTPTMEFDGEVIEFNIYDAMKYPSEEHSVFSMDVAPKIELKPLPSHLKYMFLGDDETLPVIISSKLSTLEEEKLIRVL